TCGCCGCACAGGATCGCCTGCCAGCGCTTGCGCCACGCCGGGTGGGTGGCGGCCTTAAAAAGGGCATCGACGAGGCCCTTTGGCAGCAATTCAAGACGGATTTCCTGCGCAAGTCGGCCCCGACCTATGCGGGTTGCTATGCTCGACTGGAAGAGAGCGCCAAAAAGGCCGGCTTCATTCTTCCGACATGCAAGACGCTCCAGCGCCGTCTGGAAGCCGAGGTGCCCGCCAGCGTCATCGTGTTCATGCGTGAAGGTACCAAGGCGTTACAGGAGACCATACCGTCTCAGAAGCGCACCATTTTGGGGCTTCACGCCATGGAGGCCATCAATATCGACGGCCACAAGTGGGATGTGTTTGTGCGCTTCCCGGCCAAGAACGGTCTGCCAGAGCGCATCGCACGCCCCATGACCATCGCCATGCAGGACCTTTACAGCCGCAAAATGCTGGCATGGCGCACGGGTGAGGCCGAAACCTCCACCCTGACGCGCCTGACCTTTGGAGACCTGTTCAAAAAATGGGGCATTCCAAAGCATGTGACGTCCGATAACGGCCGCGCCTTCGCCTCGAAATGGATTACCGGTGGCGCCAAGACGCGCTTCCGCTTCAAGATCAAGGACAGCGACCCGACGGGTCTGCTCACCGCACTCGGTATTGTCACCCACTGGGCGACGCCGGCACATGGCCAGGCCAAGCCGATTGAGCGCTCGTTTGGTACGCTTGAAGAGGTTATCAGCAAGCATCCGCTATGCGAGGGCGCCTATACGGGCAAGAACCCTATGGCCAAGCCGGAAAACTACGCCGAGCGCGCCATCGATCTCGATGTTTTTGAGGCGCTGATCGCCAAGGGCATGGAAGTTTACAACGCCAAGCAGGGGCGCCGCACTGAAGCCGCCCAAGGCGGATCGTTCGATGATGCCTTCTTTGCCTCTTACAAGGTCAGCGCCATCGGCCGTGCCACGGACGAGCAGCTTCGCCTGGCGTTGCTGACTGCCGACCACGTCAGGGCGAACCGCAAGACAGGTGCGGTTCAGCTCTATGGCAACACCTATTATGCCCCGGCCTTGTATGACCTGGCAGGACAGATGGTCGCCGTCCGCTTCGACCCGGATGACCTGATGAAGACGGTCTACATCTACAAGGCCACCGGCGAATATGTCTGTGAGGCTCCGATCCAGGCGGCCGTCGGCTTCTACGATGTGGATGCCGCCAAAGATCGCGCCAAGCTCGGCGCCGGTCTGCTGAAAGCCACGCGCGAAGCCACGCGCCTTCAAAACCTCATCAGCGTTGCTGACCTGGCCGCCATGATGCCCCTCGATACTGAGGATGGCCCGGCGCCGGAAACCCCCATCATCCGACCCGTCCGGTCGCGCGGCAATGCCGTGCGCCGGCTTGCGCCAGATGTTGCCCAGAATGACCAGGCTTTGGTCATGAACGCCTTCAGGAACGCCATCGATCAGATGCCGGAACCCCAGAAGCGTCACCGATTTTCGATTGTTGATGGTGGGCTTAGCCCAAACCAAGAGCCAGA
The window above is part of the Asticcacaulis sp. MM231 genome. Proteins encoded here:
- a CDS encoding transposase domain-containing protein, whose protein sequence is MVDLVKELKWSEKCDRAGMALARPRAGRGGGLEFHFSILPQSAITELVNRGLLAASYAPVNDAVEAVAPVGKNWTWYDQQSDKTKAEAQRRLMILQRIELAEKAGFGANNAVAEAAKQYEVSPATIWNWRQLVTGIAAQDRLPALAPRRVGGGLKKGIDEALWQQFKTDFLRKSAPTYAGCYARLEESAKKAGFILPTCKTLQRRLEAEVPASVIVFMREGTKALQETIPSQKRTILGLHAMEAINIDGHKWDVFVRFPAKNGLPERIARPMTIAMQDLYSRKMLAWRTGEAETSTLTRLTFGDLFKKWGIPKHVTSDNGRAFASKWITGGAKTRFRFKIKDSDPTGLLTALGIVTHWATPAHGQAKPIERSFGTLEEVISKHPLCEGAYTGKNPMAKPENYAERAIDLDVFEALIAKGMEVYNAKQGRRTEAAQGGSFDDAFFASYKVSAIGRATDEQLRLALLTADHVRANRKTGAVQLYGNTYYAPALYDLAGQMVAVRFDPDDLMKTVYIYKATGEYVCEAPIQAAVGFYDVDAAKDRAKLGAGLLKATREATRLQNLISVADLAAMMPLDTEDGPAPETPIIRPVRSRGNAVRRLAPDVAQNDQALVMNAFRNAIDQMPEPQKRHRFSIVDGGLSPNQEPERPN